The sequence below is a genomic window from Nocardia fluminea.
AGGCCCGCACCGGCACCTACCTCCCCCGCTGACCGGGCGCCGGAGGGCCACAGCTTTGTGAATCAGATGGCGAGGACGGTTTTTCCGCGGGCGCTGCCCTGGCCGAGGACGGCGGGGGCGGCCTCCAGGGGCACTGTCATCTGGACCGGTACGACCACATCTCCTGCCGCGACGCGGGACAGGAGCCGGCTCAGTTCCGGTGAGCGGCCTTTGGATTCGAAGTTTCCGCCGGTGATGTCGCGGGCGCGCAGTGCGGCTTCGTCGGCGGCCCAGGTGGTCGAGTAGGCGTGTCCGCCCTGGCGGACGAGCGTGGCGTGCGAAGCGAAATCGCCTGCTGCGCTGACCAGGTCGAAGAGCACGTCGATGCCGTCGGGGTGGGTGAAGCGGACGGCGGCGGTGACGCTGGAGTCCTGGCGGGTGGCCGGGTCGTGGTCGTCGACATTCGGGTCGGTGGGGCGGGTCCGGGTGTAGTCGACGGTCTCGGCGGCGCCGAGGCGCGCGACCTGATCGGTGGCGTCGCCGCGGGCGGTCGCGATCACGTGGGCGCCGGCGATATTGGCCAGCTGGACGAGGAAGGAACCCACACCGCCGGTCGCGCCGACGATCAGTACCGTCTGGCCGGGCTGGATGCGCGCGGCGTCCACCAGGTCCTGGGCCGTGATGCCGGCGACCGGCAGTGCCGCCGCGGTCACCGTGGTGACGCCGTCGGGGATGGGGACCAGGGTCGCGTCCTCGGGGACCGTGGCGTACTGCGCCCAACTGCCGTGTCCCGCGGGCGCGGTGAGGAACTTGCCGACCACCTTGTCACCGACGGTGAACTTGGTAACGCCTGTGCCGACCGCGGAGACGGTGCCCGCGCCGTCGACGCCGAGGATCATCGGGAAGTCGGTGGGCATCTTGCCCTTCAGGATGCCGTCGGCCATTTTCAGATCGAACGGGTTCACCCCGGCCGCGTCGAGCGCCACTTGAACCTCACCGGGACCCGCGACGGGTACCGGCACGTCGGCGAGCTCGGGTGTGGCGCCGAACTTCTGAACCACGATCGCGCGCATAGGGGGTGAACTCCTCGCATCTTCGGGTGGAGCCGGGCACCGTAATCCTAGGCGGATAGCCGTTCGACATGCGGTGATTGGTCGTCTTCGGTGGTGTCGCGGCGTAGCGTGAAGCGCGGATTCCCGGTCGGGGAAAGTTTTTATAGTTGAGCGGAACAGACTCAACTTTGTGAGCGTTGAACCAGTCGATACCGGACACACACAAGGAGATTCGTGGACTCGTTCAATCCCACCACCAAGACGCAGGCGGCGCTGACCGCCGCGCTGCAGGCCGCTTCCGCCGCGGGCAATCCGGAGATCCGTCCGGCGCACTTGCTGGTGGCGTTGCTCGACCAGACCGACGGCATCGCCGCGCCGCTGCTCAAGGCCATCGGCGTCGACCCGGCGACCGTCGAACGCGAGGCGGGCGACATCGCCGACAAACTGCCGCGCGCCACCGGCGCCACCACCACACCCCAGCTCGGCCGGGAGGCACTGGCCGCGATCACGGCCGCGCAGCGACTGGCCACCGAACTCGGCGACGAGTACGTCTCCACCGAGAACCTGCTGGTCGGGCTGGCCGACGGCGATTCCGAGGTGTCGAAGCTGCTGCGCAAGCACGGTGCGACCCCGGAGGCCTTGCGCGACGCGTTCGCCACGGTCCGCGGCAGCGCCCGCGTCACCAGCCCCGACCCGGAAGCCAGCTACCAGGCACTGGAGAAGTACTCCACCGACCTCACCGAAGCCGCCCGTGCGGGCAAACTCGACCCGGTCATCGGACGTGACACCGAGATTCGCCGCGTGGTCCAGGTGCTGAGCAGGCGCACCAAGAACAACCCCGTCCTCATCGGCGAACCCGGCGTGGGCAAGACCGCCATCGTCGAAGGGCTGGCGCGGCGCATCATCGAAGGCGACGTGCCGGAGTCGTTGCGCAACAAGAAGGTTGTCTCGCTCGACCTGGGCGCGATGGTGGCGGGCGCGAAGTATCGCGGCGAATTCGAGGAGCGGCTCAAGGCCGTGCTCGACGACATCAAGAACAGCGCGGGCGAGATCATCACCTTCATCGACGAGCTGCACACCATCGTCGGCGCGGGCGGCACCGGCGACTCGGCGATGGACGCGGGCAACATGATCAAGCCGCTGCTGGCCCGCGGCGAACTGCGCCTGGTCGGCGCGACCACCCTCGACGAGTACCGCAAGTACATCGAGAAGGACGCCGCGCTCGAACGGCGATTCCAGCAGGTGCTGATCGGCGAGCCGTCGGTGGCCGACACCATCGGCATCCTGCGCGGCATCAAGGAGCGCTACGAGGTGCACCACGGCGTGCGGATCACCGACTCGGCGCTGGTGGCGGCCGCGACGCTGTCGGACCGCTACATCACCTCGCGTTTCCTGCCCGACAAGGCGATCGACCTGATCGACGAGTCGGCTTCGCGGCTGCGCATGGAGATCGACTCGCGGCCCGTCGAGATCGACGAGGTGGAGCGGGCGGTGCGCCGCCTGGAGATCGAGGAGGTCGCACTGGAGAAGGAGACCGACGCGGCGTCGAAGCAGCGTCTGGAGAAACTTCGCCAGGAACTCGCCGACGACCGGGAGAAGCTCGGCCAGCTCACCACGCGCTGGCAGAACGAGAAGAACGCGATCGACTCGGTGCGCGGGTTCAAGGAGCAGTTGGAGGCGCTGCGCGGGGAGTCCGAACGGGCCGAGCGTGACGGCGATCTGGGCAAGGCCGCCGAGCTGCGCTACGGCAAGATCCCGGCGCTGGAGAAGGAACTCGCCGCCGCCGAAGCCGCCAGTGGCACCGCCGCCAGCGGTGAGGTGATGCTCAACGAGGAGGTCACTCCCGACGACATCGCCGACGTCGTCTCGGCGTGGACGGGGGTGCCGGTCGGGCGCATGCTCGAAGGCGAGACCGCCAAGCTGCTGCGGATGGAAAGCGAGGTCGCGGGGCGCGTCGTGGGGCAGGAGGAAGCGGTGCAGGCCGTGTCGGACGCGGTCCGCAGGGCGCGTGCCGGTGTCGCCGATCCGAATCGCCCGACCGGGTCGTTCCTGTTCGTCGGCCCGACCGGTGTCGGCAAGACGGAGCTGGCGAAATCGCTGGCCGACTTCCTGTTCGCCGACGAACGCGCCATGGTGCGCATCGACATGAGCGAGTACAGCGAGAAGCACTCGGTGGCTAGGCTCGTCGGCGCGCCGCCCGGATATGTCGGCTACGACCAGGGCGGCCAGCTCACCGAAGCCGTGCGCAGGCGGCCGTACTCGGTGGTGCTGTTCGACGAGATCGAGAAGGCGCACCCGGACGTCTTCGACATCTTGCTGCAAGTTCTCGACGAGGGCAGGCTCACCGACAGCCAGGGTCGCACGGTCGACTTCCGCAACACGATCCTCATCCTCACCTCCAATCTCGGCGCCGGTGGCGACCGCGATCAGGTGATGGAGGCGGTGCGGCGCGCGTTCAAGCCGGAGTTCATCAACCGGCTCGACGACGTGGTGATGTTCCACGCGCTCGACGCGAAGCAACTGGAGTCGATCGTCGACATCAACCTGCGTCAGCTGCAGAAACGGCTCGCCCAGCGCAGGCTGACCCTCGATGTCACCGACGAGGCCAAGCAGTGGCTGGCCGTGCGCGGCTACGACCCGGCCTACGGCGCGCGACCGTTGCGCAGGCTGATCCAGCAGGCCATCGGCGACAGTCTGGCCAAGGAACTGCTCTCCGGTTCGGTCGCCGACGGTGACACGGTGAAGGTGAGTGTGGACGACGCCACCGACAAGCTCGTCGTCGAACGCGAAGTTGTCCACAGCTCGTGATTTATCCACAGCCCGGTGCGTAGGGACCTCCCAAACGCACCGGGCTGTCCTACCCTGGAGCCCATGACGAACCCGAACGATCCGTGGGGGCAACGCCCGGAGGATTCGCCGACCGAACGGCTGGGTTCGCCGGGCACCGACTCGACCACGCCGTACGGAGGCAATTCGTTCGACGAGTGGGGACAACCGTCGAACCCGACGCAGGCGTTGCCGCCGCACGACGCGCAATGGGGTGACTACGAAAGTGGTTATCCCGCGGCCCAACCCCCGCCGCAGCAGGCGCCGCCCGGGTACGGCCAGGGCTACCAGGCGCCGCCACCCGGCTACGGCCAGGACTATCCCGGCGCGCCGCCGCCGGGTTATCCACCGCGTCCGCAGGACGGTGAGCAGGAAGAACCGCCCAAGCGCCACCTCGGTTTGTGGTTCGCGCTCGGCTTGGGCGTGCTGGCGTTGATCGCGGTCGGCGGGGTGCTCGCCGGTCTCGTGCTGAGCGGCGGCGGCTCGGACGGCAACACCGCGTCGGCGCCGACGACCAGCCAGCTGCTCGTCCCGCCGACACCGAAGCAGACCACTCCCGGCTCCCCGCCGAGCGCGAGCGGGCTGCCCGGTTTGCCGGGTCTGGGCGGCGGCGAAGATCTCGGTGCCACGATGGGCAGTATCACCGCCAATACCGGCACCGAGATCACGATGAGCACCCTCGGCGGATCCGATGTCCGCGTGCTGATCGACGATGACACCCAGGTGATCTCGCTGACCAGCACGAAGGCGAGCGAACTCCCCGTGGGCGACATGGTTATGGTGCAGGGCGACAAGAACCCAGACGGGTCGATCCACGCCAAGATCATTATCAGTACGGCGTTGCCGGGCGGCCCCCGATGAGCGACCCGCGCGTCGAATCCCCGGTGCTACCGGGCAATCACGGCGACGGCTGGATAGGCTAGGCGACGATGACGGCTATGTGGTTCGGGTTAGCAGCGATCGCACTCGTGGGTGCGGTCGTCCTGTTGTATTTCGATCGGGTCCAGCGCCAGCGCACCGGACACGCGAGACAGGTGTGGGCGAAGTCCCAGGGCTACACCTACGTGTCGGTGGAGCCCGCGCTCGCCTCGACGTGGCGCCGTGGCGCGCTGGCCAAGCTCGGCTACCTCTCGGCGGTCGACGTGGTCTCCGGTATTCGCAAGGGCGAGAAGTTCGTGCTCTTCGATCTGGAGGACGCCGCGACGCTGGTGGCCGTGCGACGCCAGATCGGTTCCGAGATCGATGTCGACATGCGGCTCAAGACCGCGGCCCCGCCGAAGGACCACGATCTGGAACTGCTCGGCGCCATCGGCGACCGGGTGGTGTTCGCCACCGATCCCGAAATCGCGCGCCACGCGGTGGATCAGCGGATGGTCGGGTTCATCGAGTCGCTGTCCGACACCGTGCAGATGCTGTGGAGCGAGGGCAATTGGACCCTCGGCATGCTCCCCGTCGGCAGCGGATCCAAGGATTGGGAGACCGCCATCGACGTGGTGCTGCGCCTGTCCGGCCTGCTGCACGTGCTGCCCCCCGTGGCCGAGCCGAACGAGTTCACCCGGCCGCGGTCGAGTGCCAATCTCGCGCCCGGCTTCCGCCCCGAGTACGACGAAGAAGACGACGATCGCGAATTCGCGGCGAGCCGTGCGGAATACGCGGACGTGGAAGAGCGTGGTCGCGCCCGTTTCCCCGGCCCCGACGAACTCGACTCCGATGACGAGCCCTACCGCGGCGCCCGCTTCCCCGAAGACGACGACCCCTATGCCGCTCGCGGCGCGGCGGCTCGATTCCCGGAGGACGAGCAGCCGTCCGCCACGCGTGGTGCCGCCACCCGCGAGGTAGACGATCGCGCGCCGATCGGCGGCCGCGCTCCCGCGCTCCCCGCCGACTACGACCCCGACCTCGACGATCCCGAGTTCGAAGACCAGCCGGCGCCCGGCCGCCGCCCGCTCGGCGAACCGCCCAAGCGTCCGTCGCTGGCTGTGGTCCCCGAGCCGCGTCCGCGCGCCGAACCCCCGCGCGACGACGCGGAATCGGGTCAGCCGGGCGGACCGTTCCACCCCGGTTTCCGCCCGTACCAAGGTCCTGTCCCGAAGTGATCCACCTGCCGCGGTAGTCGTCGCGGCTGCCCGTCGACCGGAATCGACCAGCGATGTCTGACAGTCCTTCACGCCTGCCCGGCGTGCACCGCCCCGTCGCGATGATCACCGGACCGACGTCCGGCATCGGGCAGGGTTTCGCCCACCGTCTCGCCGCCCTCGGCTACGACCTGGTCCTCGTCGCCAGGAACGGGGACCGACTACGCGAACTCGCCGGCGAGCTGGCCCGCCGTTTCGCCACGTCGGCCGAAGTCCTCGTCGCCGACCTGGCCGACGCCGACGATCGCGCTCGCGTCGCGGCCCGAGCCGCTCGCGGCATCGACTTCCTCGTCAACAACGCGGGTTTCGCGCATTCGGGCGAGTTCTGGACCCTCGACCCCGCGCAGCTGCAGGCTCAGCTCGACGTCAACGTCACCTCGGTCCTGCAACTCACCAGGGCGGCCCTGCCCGCGATGGTCGCGGCGGGCGCGGGCTCGATCGTGAATGTGGCGAGTGTGGCCGGGTTGATTCCCGGACGGGGGTCGACCTACTCGGCCTCCAAGGCCTACGTCGTATCCTTCACGGAGGGTTTAGCGGGTGGATTGGTGGGCACCGGTGTTCGCATCCAAGCGCTGTGCCCCGGATTCGTGCACACCGAGTTCCACGAGCGCGCCGGCATCGAGATGAGTTCGCTGCCCAAGCGCCTGTGGCTCGACGTCGACCAGGTCGTCGACGGGTGCCTGCAGGATCTGGACTCCGGCCGGGTGATCAGCGTGCCCGGCGTGCAGTACAAGGTGCTCACCGCGGTAGCGGGCTTCGTCCCGCGCACCCTGGTGGCCCGCATGAATCGCGGACTCTTCAACGCACGCGGAAGGACATGACTTAGATGATCGACCAAGCACGTCAGGCGCTCACGAAGGCCGATCGCGACCAGCTGGCCGCCCTCGTGCGCGAGCTCGCGGTCGTGCACGGCAAGGTGACGCTGTCCTCAGGCAAGGAAGCCGACTACTACGTCGACCTGCGCCGCGCGACCCTGCACCACCAGGCGGCGCCGCTGATCGGCACGCTGCTGCGCGAGCTCGTCGCCGACTGGGACTTCGACGCTGTCGGCGGGCTCACCATGGGCGCGGATCCGGTCGCGATGGCCGTGATGCACGCGCCGGGTCGCCCGATCGATGCCTTCGTGGTGCGCAAAGCGGCCAAGGCGCACGGTATGCAGCGCCAGATCGAGGGCCCCGACATCGTCGGCAAGCGCGTGCTCGTCGTCGAGGACACCACCACCACCGGCAACTCGCCGCTCACGGCGGTGCGCGCGTTGCGTGACGCGGGCGCGATCGTCGTCGGCGTTGCCACCGTTGTCGACCGGGAAACCGGTGCTGACCAGGTGATCGCCGAGGAGGGGCTGGAATATCGATCCATCCTCGGACTCGACGATCTCGCCCTGGGATAGCCTGGACAACGCCGAACCCGGACGACGACGTGGTCTGTCCGGAAAGTCTGAAGGACGTGTGAGTCACCTGTGGTGAGCATTGCAGTAAACAAAGGTCGCGACAACGTCGCGATGCTCGGGATCGGTGCCTACCGTCCGCAACGCGTCGTCACCAACGCGGAAGTGTGCGAGACCCTCGACTCGACGCCCGACTGGATCTTCGAGCGCACCGGTATCCACAACCGGCGCTGGATCAGTGGCGACGAGACGATCCGGTCGATCGCCGCGGCCGCCGGCGAGCGCGCGCTGAACAACACCCCGATCGATCGATCCAAGATCGGCGCGGTCATCCTGTGCACGTCGAGCTGGCTCAAGCTCACTCCGCACGGCGCGCCCTCGGTGGCCTTCGACCTCGGGCTCAACGGCGTCGCCGCGTTCGACCTCACCTCCGGCTGCGGTGGCTTCTGCTACGGGCTCGGCGTTGCCGCCGACCTGATCCGCGCGGGCTCGTTCGACTACGTGCTGGTGATCGGCGCCGAGACGATGACCGTCGGCCTCGACCCGACCGACCGCGGCACCGCGATGATCTTCGGTGACGGCGCGGGCGCTGTCGTCGTCGGCCCGGCCGAGGACAACGGCATCTCCCCGACGGTCTGGGGCAGCGACGGTGAGAACGCCGAAGCCATCGCCCAGGACGTCGATTTCCTGGAGTACATGAACAAGGCGCAGGCCCTGCAGGGCACCGACCCGGCGGTCGAGGCCGTCGGCCGGATGTCGCTGCACATGGAGGGCCCCAAGGTCTTCCGCTGGGCCGCGGTCACCCTGCCGCGCGCGCTCTCGGCGGCGCTCGAGTCCTCCGGCGTGGCCAAGGAGGACATCGAGGTCTTCGTCCCGCACCAGGCCAACGCCCGGATCAACGAACTGATGAAGAAGAACCTCGGCCTGGCCGAGGGCGTCCCGATCGCCAACGACATCGAGAACACCGGCAACACCTCCGCCGCTTCGGTGCCACTGGCGATCGAGGAAATGCTGGTCACCGGTAAGGCGAAGGGTGGTCAGCTCGCGCTCCTGCTGGGCTTCGGCGCGGGTCTGAGTTACGCGGGCCAGGTAGTGACCCTGCCGCCCGCCCCGAAGGAACCGAGCTTCTGACATGCGAGGGCTGCGCGCCGCTTACCTCGCGGCGGCGGCGGTCACCGTGTTCGGTGCCGTCACCGGCCGCGACCGCCTGCAGTGGGTCGCCAAGCCACTGCTGATGCCGCTGCTCGCCGCCGACACGGTGACCAGCGGCGTCGAGCTCGACCCGGCGGAACGCGGGATCCTGCTCGGCTCGCTGGCCGCCGCGACGGTCGGCGATGTGCTGCTGCTGAACCCCGACGACGATCGCCGCCTCATCGCGGGCGCGTCGTCCTTCGCGGTGATGCAGACCGGCTACTCCCTGCTGTGGTGGAAGCGCGGAGCTCGCCCACGTCCGGAGATCGCCTTGCCTCGGGTGGTGGCGTGGGCAGGCGCGGCAGGCTTGCTGCGCGCGAAAGCGCCGAATCTGGTCCTGCCGCTCACCGCCTACGGTGCGACATTGGGCACGGCCGCGACCCTCGCTTCGGACCCGGCTCTCGCTCCCGACGCGAAAAACATCGCGGGCCTGAACATTCCGAACGCGGACCCACGCAGTCGCTACGGTGCCGGAGCCCTGCTGTTCACGATCTCGGACGCGCTGATCGTGGTGCGCCGCCTCTTCGCCCGCGACGACCGCACCCGCCGAGTCGCCGAAGGCGTCATCCTGGCTACCTACGCCGCGGCCCAGTACCTGCTCACGGAGCCGCTCCAGCATCGTGACCGCTGATTTCGCGGTACACGGGTAACTCGCCGGGTACGGGCGAACTCGACCTGATCGGATTGTCAGGCGCCAACGCTGCGCAACTCTGGCCTGGGTCCGCCAAAAGTCGCGGGAGGCGGAACAGCGCTCGGTGTCACATGGCTCTAACTCAGGTGTCGCCGGGGCGCAACACCTCGCGCGCACGCTTCCAAGATGAGTGGGGAAGCGCAGTTCATCGAGGTGCACGGGTATCGCCGGGCGTTCCGGATGGCCGGAACCGGGCCGCCGCTGCTGCTCATCCACGGCATCACCGACAGCTCGGGCACCTGGGCGCCGGTGTTCGACGCGCTCGCCGAGCACTACACCGTCATCGCGCCTGATCTGCTCGGTCACGGCGACTCGGACAAGCCGCGTGGCGACTATGCCGTGGCGGCCTACGCCAACGGCATGCGCGATCTGCTCAGCATCCTCGGCATCGAGCGGATCACCGTCGTCGGGCACTCGCTCGGTGGCGGGGTGGCGATGCAGTTCGCGTACCAGTTCCCCGAGAAGGTCGAGCGGATCGCGCTGGTCTGCCCGGCGGGAATGGGCGCGGGCGTGCATCCGGCATTCCGGCTCGCGACCCTGGCGGGCGCGGGCCCGGCGCTGATGGCGATCACCAGCTGGCCGGTCCGTACCGCGGTGACGGCCGCGGTGCCGATCGTCACCGCACTGGGCGGCCTCGGTCTCGGCCCCGACGCCGAATACGTGCTGCGCCTCTACGGCCACCTCGCCGACTCCGGCGCCCGCAACGCCTTCCTGCGCACCATCCGCGCCGCCGCCGACCGTCGCGGCCAGACCATCACCATGCTCGACCGCGGCTATCTCGCCGCCCACTTACCCACGCTGGTCGTGGGCGGCACCCGCGACACCGTCATCCCGTCCGGTCACGCCGACCGCGCGCACCGGGCCTTCCCCGGCAGTCGCATCGAGATCTTCGTCGGCGCGGGCCATTTCCCCCACCACTTCGATCCGACCCGGTTCGTCGACCTGATCCGTTCCTTCATCGAGGAGACCGAGCCCGCGGTCTTCGACCCGCTCCGCTGGCAGCGCACGCTCCGTCGCGGCCGCCCGATCGTCGGGCTCCCGTCACCCACGCCGTCGAACGCACCCGTGCCGTCGGTCGAACCCGCGCCCACGGACGCACCCGCGCTCACAGCACCAGGATGATGCGATCGCGGTCCGACGGGTCGACCCGAATCGGAACTGTCTCTCCCACAACCATTCTCGACTTGTGTACCGGCATCACGTCCACCACGATGGTTCCGTGGTAGCTCTCGGCCCCCGGCACCGTGAGCTCCACATCGAACTCGGTCAGTTCACTGGCGTGATCGGTCCGGCTCAACGGGTGCACGCCATCGATGCGTGCCCACCCCTCCAGCCCGTGCTTGCGCAGCTTCCGATCCGCCCGCGTCGGCATCGAAGCCATCGCCATCGCGATCCCGCACGCCGAACCGAACAGCCCGACCATGATCATCACCTGATACGGCAGCGTCCCCGGTGGTGCGTGCGGGGCCAGCCACCCCAGCCACACCGCGAGCGCGATCAGATACCCCGCCACGACGCCGACCAGCGCCCGCGATACCCGCGCATGATCCATCACGCTCACCACCGAAGAACTGTGTTCCTCCAGGATAAACGGCGATTCCGGACTCGCGCGATTACGCTTCGGTCATGAGTTACCCGGACAACGGGCCCCAGGGCTATCCGCAGGGCTATCCCCAGAACTATTACGGCCCGCCGCCCGAACATCCGCAGGCCACCACGGTCCTCGTGCTCGGCGTGCTCGGCATGTCGCTGTGCGGAGTCTGCGCTCCGTTCGCCTGGCTCAAGGGCCGCGCCGTGCTCGCCGAGATCGACGGCTCCGGTGGGCAGATCGGTGGTCGCACGCAGGTGTACGCCGGGTACATCCTCGGCATCGTCGGCACGTGTCTGCTGGCCTTCGCGGTCCTGATCTTCGGTGTCGCCCTGGTGCTGATGATCGTCGGCGCGACGGCCGGTTCCTCGGCGTAGCGAGTCCCCGCCTAGCATTGCCGGGTGAACGAAGCAGAGGTCGCGGGCCCGACCGAGTGGGGCGAGCACCCGCACGGCCTCGGTCCGTGGGAGCAGGAATACGGCACCCCCGTCCCCACCGACCCGCGCTACGACCCTGTTCTGCTGGCCGAGGGTGACCGCCGCAACGTCGTCGACGCCTACCGCTACTGGACTCGCGAGGCGATCGTCGCCGATATCGACGCCCGCCGCTTCCCCTTTCACGTGGCCATCGAGAACTTCGGCCACGACGCCAACATCGGCACCGTGGTCCGTACCGCCAACGCCTTCGCCGCCGCCGCGGTGCACATCGTCGGCAGGCGGCGCTGGAACCGCCGCGGTGCCATGGTCACCGACCGCTACCAGCATCTCGTCCACCACAGCGACCTCGCCGAGCTGCGTGAGTTCGCCGCGCGCGAGAATCTGACGGTGGTCGCCGTCGACAACGTGCCGGGCGCGGTACCGCTCGAGACCGCGGACCTGCCGCGCGACTGCCTGCTGCTGTTCGGCCAGGAGGGCCCCGGCGTCAGCGATGACGCGAAAGACGCAGCGGCCCTGACTGTTTCGATCGCCCAGTTCGGATCGACCCGCAGTATCAACGCCGGTGTCGCCGCGGGCATCGCCATGCACGCCTGGATCCGTCAACACGCCGACCTGTCCGTGGCCTGGTAACGGAATGGGCACGGAATGTCGGTGCCACCTGGCACCATGGGGTCATGACCTCGCGCAGCGGCCGGCGCCCCCAGCCCTCTGATCGCGCCGGATCCGTGCCCACCCCGGCGCTGTGGTCCGAGCGTGCCGACATGGCCGAGTCCGCGATCGTCTCGCGGCATCTGCGAACGCTGTGGGGTTGTCCCGGAACGGAATTGGGCGTCGTCGGCTGGCCGGCGACCCGTCGCGAACGAGCTTTCGCGGGCTGGCACTACTGGTGGCAGGCCCACCTGCTCGACGTCGCGGTCGACGCCGCCAACCGGGTCCCCACCCCGGCCCGCCGCAGGCGCGTCGGCGCGATCGCCCGCGGCATCCGGCTACGCAACATCACCGGCTGGACCAACCGCTATTACGACGACATGGCCTGGCTGGCCATCGCCTTGGAGCGCGCCGAGCGCACGCAGGAACTCACCTCGGCCCGTAGCGGCCTGCTCGCCCTCGAACAGAAGCTCTACGGCGCCTGGGAACCCGAGGTCGGCGGCGGTGTCCCGTGGCGGATCAAATCGGATTTCTTCAACGCCCCGGCGAACGGCCCGGCGGGCATCGCGCTCTTACGCATGGGCCGGGTGGAGCGTGCGCGAGAGATGGCCGACTGGCTCGACGCCACCCTGCGCGACCCCGAGTCCGGCCTGATCCTCGATGGGATTCACCTACCGTCGGGCGAGATCGAACGCCCGGTGTTCAGCTACTGCCAGGGAGTCGTGCTCGGTCTGGAAGCCGAACTGTCCGTGCACACCGACGACGACGAACGTCACATCGCACGGGTCAGCAGCCTGCTGGCAGCGGTAGAAGAACACATGACCACCCGGCTGGTGATCAACGGTGGCG
It includes:
- a CDS encoding NADP-dependent oxidoreductase — protein: MRAIVVQKFGATPELADVPVPVAGPGEVQVALDAAGVNPFDLKMADGILKGKMPTDFPMILGVDGAGTVSAVGTGVTKFTVGDKVVGKFLTAPAGHGSWAQYATVPEDATLVPIPDGVTTVTAAALPVAGITAQDLVDAARIQPGQTVLIVGATGGVGSFLVQLANIAGAHVIATARGDATDQVARLGAAETVDYTRTRPTDPNVDDHDPATRQDSSVTAAVRFTHPDGIDVLFDLVSAAGDFASHATLVRQGGHAYSTTWAADEAALRARDITGGNFESKGRSPELSRLLSRVAAGDVVVPVQMTVPLEAAPAVLGQGSARGKTVLAI
- the clpB gene encoding ATP-dependent chaperone ClpB, producing MDSFNPTTKTQAALTAALQAASAAGNPEIRPAHLLVALLDQTDGIAAPLLKAIGVDPATVEREAGDIADKLPRATGATTTPQLGREALAAITAAQRLATELGDEYVSTENLLVGLADGDSEVSKLLRKHGATPEALRDAFATVRGSARVTSPDPEASYQALEKYSTDLTEAARAGKLDPVIGRDTEIRRVVQVLSRRTKNNPVLIGEPGVGKTAIVEGLARRIIEGDVPESLRNKKVVSLDLGAMVAGAKYRGEFEERLKAVLDDIKNSAGEIITFIDELHTIVGAGGTGDSAMDAGNMIKPLLARGELRLVGATTLDEYRKYIEKDAALERRFQQVLIGEPSVADTIGILRGIKERYEVHHGVRITDSALVAAATLSDRYITSRFLPDKAIDLIDESASRLRMEIDSRPVEIDEVERAVRRLEIEEVALEKETDAASKQRLEKLRQELADDREKLGQLTTRWQNEKNAIDSVRGFKEQLEALRGESERAERDGDLGKAAELRYGKIPALEKELAAAEAASGTAASGEVMLNEEVTPDDIADVVSAWTGVPVGRMLEGETAKLLRMESEVAGRVVGQEEAVQAVSDAVRRARAGVADPNRPTGSFLFVGPTGVGKTELAKSLADFLFADERAMVRIDMSEYSEKHSVARLVGAPPGYVGYDQGGQLTEAVRRRPYSVVLFDEIEKAHPDVFDILLQVLDEGRLTDSQGRTVDFRNTILILTSNLGAGGDRDQVMEAVRRAFKPEFINRLDDVVMFHALDAKQLESIVDINLRQLQKRLAQRRLTLDVTDEAKQWLAVRGYDPAYGARPLRRLIQQAIGDSLAKELLSGSVADGDTVKVSVDDATDKLVVEREVVHSS
- a CDS encoding DUF5666 domain-containing protein, whose amino-acid sequence is MTNPNDPWGQRPEDSPTERLGSPGTDSTTPYGGNSFDEWGQPSNPTQALPPHDAQWGDYESGYPAAQPPPQQAPPGYGQGYQAPPPGYGQDYPGAPPPGYPPRPQDGEQEEPPKRHLGLWFALGLGVLALIAVGGVLAGLVLSGGGSDGNTASAPTTSQLLVPPTPKQTTPGSPPSASGLPGLPGLGGGEDLGATMGSITANTGTEITMSTLGGSDVRVLIDDDTQVISLTSTKASELPVGDMVMVQGDKNPDGSIHAKIIISTALPGGPR
- a CDS encoding type III secretion system chaperone family protein, producing MWFGLAAIALVGAVVLLYFDRVQRQRTGHARQVWAKSQGYTYVSVEPALASTWRRGALAKLGYLSAVDVVSGIRKGEKFVLFDLEDAATLVAVRRQIGSEIDVDMRLKTAAPPKDHDLELLGAIGDRVVFATDPEIARHAVDQRMVGFIESLSDTVQMLWSEGNWTLGMLPVGSGSKDWETAIDVVLRLSGLLHVLPPVAEPNEFTRPRSSANLAPGFRPEYDEEDDDREFAASRAEYADVEERGRARFPGPDELDSDDEPYRGARFPEDDDPYAARGAAARFPEDEQPSATRGAATREVDDRAPIGGRAPALPADYDPDLDDPEFEDQPAPGRRPLGEPPKRPSLAVVPEPRPRAEPPRDDAESGQPGGPFHPGFRPYQGPVPK
- a CDS encoding SDR family NAD(P)-dependent oxidoreductase, giving the protein MSDSPSRLPGVHRPVAMITGPTSGIGQGFAHRLAALGYDLVLVARNGDRLRELAGELARRFATSAEVLVADLADADDRARVAARAARGIDFLVNNAGFAHSGEFWTLDPAQLQAQLDVNVTSVLQLTRAALPAMVAAGAGSIVNVASVAGLIPGRGSTYSASKAYVVSFTEGLAGGLVGTGVRIQALCPGFVHTEFHERAGIEMSSLPKRLWLDVDQVVDGCLQDLDSGRVISVPGVQYKVLTAVAGFVPRTLVARMNRGLFNARGRT
- the pyrE gene encoding orotate phosphoribosyltransferase, whose amino-acid sequence is MIDQARQALTKADRDQLAALVRELAVVHGKVTLSSGKEADYYVDLRRATLHHQAAPLIGTLLRELVADWDFDAVGGLTMGADPVAMAVMHAPGRPIDAFVVRKAAKAHGMQRQIEGPDIVGKRVLVVEDTTTTGNSPLTAVRALRDAGAIVVGVATVVDRETGADQVIAEEGLEYRSILGLDDLALG
- a CDS encoding beta-ketoacyl-ACP synthase 3, whose product is MVSIAVNKGRDNVAMLGIGAYRPQRVVTNAEVCETLDSTPDWIFERTGIHNRRWISGDETIRSIAAAAGERALNNTPIDRSKIGAVILCTSSWLKLTPHGAPSVAFDLGLNGVAAFDLTSGCGGFCYGLGVAADLIRAGSFDYVLVIGAETMTVGLDPTDRGTAMIFGDGAGAVVVGPAEDNGISPTVWGSDGENAEAIAQDVDFLEYMNKAQALQGTDPAVEAVGRMSLHMEGPKVFRWAAVTLPRALSAALESSGVAKEDIEVFVPHQANARINELMKKNLGLAEGVPIANDIENTGNTSAASVPLAIEEMLVTGKAKGGQLALLLGFGAGLSYAGQVVTLPPAPKEPSF